A genomic segment from Ramlibacter agri encodes:
- a CDS encoding tripartite tricarboxylate transporter substrate binding protein, with amino-acid sequence MKLRAFVMGAALALAAGTAAAQAYPTKPVTLVVPQAPGGATDVFARYIAQKLGQKWGQAVVVENKAGAAGVIGTAVVAKAPADGYTMLFTYAGSQAVNQSLYAKLPFDSVKDFSTVATVATTPFFLVVAAQSPIQSFRDLVERAKANPGKVTYSTSGNGSINQLLSESLNVEAGIKMVHVPYKAISAALMDVSTGVVDNAFAAVPSALPLIKGGKLRPIAVSSVKRNASLPDVPTIAESGYPQFDVSPWWGILAPAGMPKAIVDKVNADVAQILHAPESQAFFRDQGAEAMVTSPQAFQKILEADVVKWAKVVKASGAKLD; translated from the coding sequence ACCAAGCCCGTGACGCTGGTCGTACCGCAGGCGCCCGGCGGCGCGACGGACGTCTTCGCCCGCTACATCGCGCAGAAGCTGGGCCAGAAATGGGGCCAGGCCGTGGTGGTGGAAAACAAGGCCGGCGCCGCGGGCGTGATCGGCACGGCCGTCGTCGCCAAGGCTCCGGCGGACGGCTACACCATGCTGTTCACCTACGCGGGCTCGCAGGCGGTGAACCAGAGCCTGTACGCGAAGTTGCCCTTCGACTCCGTCAAGGACTTCTCCACGGTCGCGACGGTCGCCACCACGCCCTTCTTCCTCGTCGTCGCGGCGCAGTCGCCCATCCAGAGCTTCCGCGACCTGGTGGAGCGCGCGAAGGCGAACCCCGGCAAGGTCACCTATTCGACTTCCGGCAACGGGTCCATCAACCAGCTGCTGTCGGAATCGCTGAACGTCGAAGCCGGCATCAAGATGGTCCACGTGCCCTACAAGGCCATCTCGGCCGCGCTGATGGACGTGAGCACCGGCGTCGTCGACAACGCGTTCGCCGCCGTGCCATCGGCCCTGCCCCTCATCAAGGGTGGCAAGCTGCGGCCCATCGCGGTGTCCAGCGTCAAACGCAATGCCAGCCTGCCGGACGTGCCGACCATCGCCGAATCCGGCTATCCCCAGTTCGACGTGAGCCCGTGGTGGGGCATCCTGGCGCCGGCGGGGATGCCCAAGGCGATCGTCGACAAGGTCAACGCCGACGTCGCGCAGATCCTGCACGCGCCCGAATCCCAGGCCTTCTTCCGCGACCAGGGCGCGGAGGCGATGGTCACGTCGCCGCAGGCATTCCAGAAGATCCTGGAAGCCGACGTCGTGAAATGGGCCAAGGTCGTCAAGGCCTCCGGCGCCAAGCTTGATTGA